The Streptomyces sp. NBC_01689 genome includes a window with the following:
- a CDS encoding FUSC family protein: MTWPRAFREVVRSGLTIEETRLEPLLALRTAVGVAIVVGPTLWLVSPAYAASAALGAFSAGGATFQRTWRPRKVIALAAGAGLAISTFVGYLAAGRLVTFLPLLAVWAFAAGMAWALGSTAGIVAATTVGSMLVTITLPTSVERALEHAGVIALGGVAQAVLILLFPIRRWGAHRDALADALAAVADYARRLRHDPTAPFDPEPLMTARDAASVTPSQARTRPPVLHGPRGLAERIRPVVAALADPYVGAPEEGPGRDRARELLDAAAGVLDAAARSIRRGTPAEVPPGSTDVLRVDEEHEVLEEPARQAAERLVELLGEALEIAGSGGARGKAPTPPGPADAQFLVRPTMFRLVPVVVRAVRLELRRDSPVFRHAVRLAAVATLGYVIAAQLPLGHGYWAPIASVMVMRPDFHRTYARAVARLAGTLAGVALATGMVRALGPDAHVSGALAVVSAGLSYTLIRTGYAYSQCFTAAYVVFLLGMGGQAWEQTVPERVVLTVLGGALAMLAYVVFPAWETPRLPGRLADWLAANGRYAAAVLRSHAEPTREHHADLRSALLASREARAAWQEAYDRARQEPVRPRGLTSREAQEAQEALKKFGRAAMLMESFPRADSRFVPEAERFADALEADTEQAAVDVRERRNPDWGRVEEALHAWEGAAAGDRSPVVRGAELQKRALEDLATAVSCTPLERDVGCAREEQRVRAAVAAEGDGSGTAPRGE; this comes from the coding sequence GTGACGTGGCCGCGAGCCTTCAGGGAGGTCGTGCGCTCCGGGCTCACGATCGAGGAGACGCGGCTGGAACCCCTGCTCGCGCTGCGCACGGCAGTTGGGGTGGCGATCGTCGTCGGGCCTACTCTGTGGCTGGTCTCCCCCGCGTATGCCGCGTCCGCCGCCCTAGGCGCCTTCTCCGCGGGCGGGGCCACCTTCCAGCGCACCTGGCGTCCGCGCAAGGTGATCGCGCTCGCCGCGGGCGCGGGTCTGGCGATCAGCACCTTCGTGGGCTACCTGGCGGCGGGGCGACTCGTGACGTTCCTCCCACTGCTCGCCGTATGGGCCTTTGCCGCGGGGATGGCGTGGGCCCTCGGATCGACCGCCGGCATCGTCGCAGCAACGACGGTCGGCAGCATGCTGGTGACCATCACCCTTCCCACGAGCGTCGAGCGAGCCCTGGAACACGCAGGGGTCATCGCACTCGGGGGCGTGGCGCAGGCCGTGCTGATCTTGCTGTTCCCGATCCGCCGTTGGGGGGCGCATCGTGACGCGCTGGCCGACGCCCTGGCCGCCGTGGCGGACTACGCCCGCCGGTTGCGGCACGACCCGACCGCCCCGTTTGACCCGGAGCCGTTGATGACGGCCCGGGACGCGGCCTCCGTGACGCCGTCACAGGCCCGCACCCGGCCCCCCGTCCTCCACGGCCCCCGGGGGCTCGCCGAGCGTATTCGGCCGGTTGTCGCCGCGCTCGCCGACCCGTACGTCGGCGCCCCGGAGGAAGGCCCCGGGCGGGACCGCGCGCGGGAGTTGCTCGACGCGGCCGCCGGTGTCCTGGATGCGGCGGCACGTTCGATCCGCCGCGGCACCCCGGCCGAGGTGCCGCCCGGGAGTACGGACGTCCTGCGCGTCGACGAGGAGCACGAGGTGCTGGAGGAGCCCGCGCGGCAAGCCGCCGAGCGGCTCGTGGAACTGCTCGGCGAAGCGTTGGAGATCGCCGGGAGCGGCGGCGCGCGCGGGAAGGCGCCCACGCCGCCCGGCCCCGCGGACGCCCAGTTCCTGGTGCGCCCGACAATGTTCCGGCTGGTCCCGGTCGTCGTCCGGGCGGTCCGCCTTGAGCTCCGCCGGGACTCGCCCGTGTTCCGGCACGCCGTCCGTCTGGCGGCAGTGGCCACGCTCGGCTATGTCATCGCCGCCCAGCTACCCCTGGGCCACGGCTACTGGGCGCCCATCGCCTCCGTGATGGTGATGCGGCCGGACTTCCACCGGACGTACGCGCGTGCGGTGGCCCGTCTCGCCGGGACCCTGGCGGGGGTAGCGCTGGCCACCGGGATGGTGCGGGCCCTGGGCCCGGACGCCCATGTGTCCGGCGCGCTGGCGGTGGTCTCGGCAGGTCTGTCGTACACGCTGATCCGTACCGGCTACGCCTACTCCCAGTGCTTCACTGCCGCGTACGTCGTCTTCCTGCTCGGCATGGGCGGCCAGGCATGGGAGCAGACGGTCCCGGAGCGGGTGGTGCTCACCGTGCTCGGCGGGGCCCTGGCCATGCTGGCGTACGTGGTGTTCCCCGCATGGGAGACGCCCCGGCTGCCGGGCCGGCTCGCGGACTGGCTCGCGGCGAACGGCCGCTATGCGGCCGCGGTGCTCCGCAGCCATGCCGAACCGACCCGGGAGCATCACGCCGACCTGCGCAGCGCACTGCTGGCGAGCAGGGAGGCACGTGCAGCCTGGCAGGAGGCATACGACCGGGCAAGACAGGAACCGGTCCGCCCCAGGGGCCTGACGTCGCGCGAGGCGCAGGAGGCACAGGAGGCGCTCAAGAAGTTCGGCCGGGCGGCGATGCTCATGGAGAGCTTCCCCCGGGCGGACAGCCGTTTCGTCCCCGAGGCGGAGCGCTTCGCCGATGCCCTGGAGGCCGACACCGAGCAGGCGGCAGTCGACGTGCGCGAGCGCAGAAATCCGGACTGGGGGCGCGTGGAGGAGGCGCTCCACGCGTGGGAGGGCGCCGCCGCCGGGGACCGGAGCCCGGTGGTGCGCGGGGCGGAACTGCAGAAGCGGGCCTTGGAGGACCTCGCCACAGCCGTGAGCTGCACACCCCTGGAACGGGACGTCGGCTGCGCTCGCGAGGAGCAGCGGGTGCGGGCGGCCGTTGCGGCGGAAGGTGACGGGTCAGGAACCGCGCCCCGGGGTGAGTGA
- a CDS encoding FAD-dependent oxidoreductase: MSGDQSLPAGEPVREEASQAVFRETPDACGAYPRLTEDQIARLAEHGQRRSMAPNDVLLREGERCETFFVVLSGTVAVVEDHGTPEERLLRVHGPGRFIGELGLLHGQVAFYTAVAREPGEVLVVSLDQLRHLVAQDSSIGDVVLRACLGRRALLVGQGAGFRIIGSRYSPDTRRLREFAIRNRLPHRWIDLETDEEAEELLRRFGVGPEETPLVIWRDTTLLRNPGNAELARLIGLPSLPAGHRHGDVLIVGSGPAGLAAAVYAASEGLSTTVVEAMATGGQAGTSSRIENLLGFPAGISGAELTERAVLQAGKFGAGISIPVEATGLHPKDEDHYVVAFADGSEIAARAVVLATGARYRRLQVPGIERLEGTSVHYSATFYEAKQCRTDPVAVVGGGNSAGQAVLFLAGYAPKVHLLVRGPSLEASMSRYLIDQVERHPRVEVMLHTEVAEVIGQEALEELDLVDNRTGGHHRLAVRGLFVFTGADPHTEWLAGITALDSRGFVLTGPEAREAGAHLEVWHSRGRSCMPLETSLPGVFAVGDVRSGSVKRVASAAGEGAMAIHFVHRHLEHSAAAGTTGTSAAAGSSDVSPHLRHKESAWLA, encoded by the coding sequence ATGTCCGGCGACCAGTCGCTGCCGGCCGGAGAACCGGTGCGGGAGGAAGCGTCCCAGGCCGTCTTCCGGGAGACCCCGGACGCCTGCGGCGCGTATCCGCGCCTTACGGAGGACCAGATAGCACGTCTGGCGGAGCATGGGCAACGACGGAGCATGGCTCCGAACGACGTGCTGCTCCGGGAGGGGGAGCGCTGCGAGACGTTCTTTGTCGTCCTCAGCGGTACCGTCGCCGTCGTCGAGGACCACGGCACTCCGGAAGAGCGCCTGCTGCGCGTGCACGGCCCCGGTCGTTTCATCGGCGAACTCGGGCTGCTGCACGGCCAGGTGGCCTTCTACACCGCTGTCGCCAGGGAGCCGGGCGAGGTCCTCGTCGTCTCCCTGGACCAATTGCGGCACCTCGTGGCCCAGGACTCCTCCATCGGGGACGTCGTGCTGCGCGCCTGTCTGGGCCGTCGCGCGCTGCTCGTCGGACAGGGCGCCGGCTTCCGCATCATCGGCTCGCGCTACTCACCCGACACCCGGCGACTGCGCGAGTTCGCCATCCGCAACCGGCTGCCGCACCGATGGATCGACCTGGAGACCGACGAGGAGGCCGAGGAGTTGCTGCGCCGCTTCGGCGTCGGCCCGGAGGAGACACCGCTCGTCATCTGGCGGGACACCACCCTGTTGCGCAACCCCGGCAACGCGGAACTGGCCCGGCTCATCGGCCTGCCGTCACTGCCCGCCGGACACCGTCACGGCGACGTCCTCATCGTCGGCTCCGGACCCGCCGGCCTGGCTGCCGCGGTGTACGCCGCCTCCGAGGGCCTGAGCACCACCGTGGTGGAGGCGATGGCCACCGGCGGCCAGGCCGGCACGTCGTCCCGCATCGAGAATCTGCTCGGCTTCCCCGCCGGCATCTCCGGCGCCGAACTGACCGAACGCGCCGTGCTCCAGGCCGGCAAATTCGGCGCCGGGATCAGCATTCCGGTGGAGGCGACCGGTCTTCACCCCAAGGACGAGGACCACTACGTGGTGGCATTCGCCGATGGCAGCGAGATCGCCGCCCGCGCCGTCGTCCTGGCCACGGGGGCCCGCTACCGCCGGCTCCAGGTGCCCGGTATCGAACGTCTGGAGGGAACGAGCGTCCACTACTCGGCGACCTTCTACGAGGCCAAGCAGTGCCGCACCGACCCGGTGGCCGTCGTCGGCGGAGGCAACTCCGCGGGCCAGGCTGTGCTGTTCCTCGCCGGGTACGCGCCGAAGGTGCACCTGCTGGTCCGAGGCCCCAGCCTTGAGGCCAGCATGTCCCGCTACCTGATCGACCAGGTCGAGCGCCATCCGCGGGTGGAGGTCATGCTGCACACCGAGGTCGCCGAGGTCATCGGCCAGGAGGCGCTGGAGGAACTGGACCTGGTCGACAACCGCACGGGCGGACACCACCGACTCGCAGTAAGGGGCCTGTTCGTCTTCACCGGCGCCGACCCCCACACCGAGTGGCTGGCCGGCATCACCGCCCTCGACTCCCGCGGCTTCGTCCTCACTGGCCCGGAGGCCCGGGAAGCCGGCGCCCACCTCGAGGTGTGGCACAGCCGCGGGCGCTCGTGCATGCCCCTGGAGACCAGCCTGCCCGGGGTCTTCGCGGTAGGAGACGTCCGCAGCGGCTCGGTGAAGCGGGTGGCCTCGGCGGCCGGTGAGGGCGCGATGGCCATCCACTTCGTGCACCGGCACCTGGAACACTCGGCCGCAGCCGGGACCACGGGCACGTCCGCCGCCGCGGGCAGCTCGGACGTCTCCCCACACCTGCGCCACAAGGAGTCCGCATGGCTCGCATGA